In Nitrososphaerota archaeon, one genomic interval encodes:
- a CDS encoding YraN family protein → MIKRLSQKEVERKIKGHKAFERGILFEVKVGNWLSEQDYKISHRKRGRYGEVDIIATKRKHLFGKEILFVECKDKEKITLKDFVHFVKKFEAFLRKEPNAKGLFVYRGELDKDAKAYYDSQLRDDLYERIEIKKWRK, encoded by the coding sequence ATGATAAAGAGGCTTTCTCAAAAGGAAGTTGAAAGGAAAATTAAAGGTCATAAAGCTTTTGAACGTGGCATTCTTTTTGAAGTTAAAGTTGGAAATTGGTTAAGCGAGCAGGATTATAAAATATCTCATAGAAAGAGAGGACGATATGGAGAAGTTGATATTATAGCTACTAAGCGTAAACATTTATTCGGAAAAGAAATACTTTTTGTTGAGTGTAAAGATAAAGAAAAAATTACACTTAAAGATTTTGTGCATTTTGTTAAAAAATTTGAAGCTTTTCTAAGAAAAGAGCCTAATGCTAAAGGCTTATTTGTTTATAGAGGAGAATTGGATAAGGATGCTAAAGCATATTATGACTCACAATTACGTGATGACTTGTATGAAAGAATAGAAATTAAAAAATGGAGAAAATAG